A window from Rhodothermus bifroesti encodes these proteins:
- a CDS encoding ABC transporter permease translates to MYRIVAFLQKEFQQLRRDPRMLFLLIMPPIVQLILLGYAANLDVRRVPVVVCDPVPSATSRGLVDRLMASEYFKLAGYEPDPSRVGDWLDRGRATLALVFPPDFEEAVARGTPASVQLLVDGSESNTATVAMNYATQIIRHYLESERPTLGSQGVVAEMRVWFNPALSSRWFIIPGLVGLLLTVMTTVLTALALVKEKEMGTLEQLLVTPLRPSTVLLGKLVPFLLIGLLDVLLVVLVATLWFQVPLRGSIPLLFGCAILFLLNTLGLGLLISTLSRTQQQALIGAGFFAIMPMIILSGFVFPIESMPPVIRAATTVVPLRYFLVIVRGIFLKGVGLHVLWDEMLALLVLGLLLFGLSAWRFRRQLY, encoded by the coding sequence ATGTATCGGATTGTAGCTTTTCTACAGAAAGAATTTCAGCAGCTGCGGCGCGATCCGCGCATGCTGTTCCTGCTGATTATGCCCCCTATAGTGCAGCTTATCCTGCTGGGCTATGCAGCTAACCTAGATGTACGCCGCGTACCTGTAGTGGTGTGCGATCCCGTACCCTCGGCAACGAGCCGCGGCCTGGTTGATCGGCTCATGGCCAGTGAATACTTCAAGCTGGCTGGCTATGAACCTGACCCGTCTCGTGTGGGCGATTGGCTGGACCGTGGCCGCGCTACCCTGGCGCTGGTCTTTCCGCCCGATTTTGAAGAAGCCGTTGCACGCGGCACCCCAGCTTCGGTACAACTGCTGGTGGATGGCAGCGAATCGAATACGGCTACCGTGGCAATGAACTATGCTACCCAAATCATCCGGCACTACCTAGAAAGTGAGCGCCCTACCTTAGGATCCCAAGGCGTAGTAGCTGAAATGCGCGTGTGGTTTAACCCCGCGCTTTCGAGCCGCTGGTTCATTATTCCAGGTCTTGTAGGCTTGCTCTTGACCGTGATGACTACTGTGCTGACAGCCCTGGCGCTGGTCAAAGAGAAAGAGATGGGCACTTTAGAACAATTGCTGGTGACGCCTCTGCGACCGTCAACCGTGCTTTTGGGCAAACTCGTGCCGTTTCTGCTGATTGGGCTGTTGGATGTACTGCTGGTGGTGCTTGTAGCCACACTGTGGTTTCAGGTGCCACTGCGCGGAAGCATTCCTCTTCTTTTTGGCTGTGCTATTCTGTTTTTGCTCAACACGCTAGGTCTGGGCCTGCTCATTTCCACACTGAGCCGCACGCAGCAGCAAGCGCTTATTGGCGCTGGGTTCTTTGCAATTATGCCCATGATTATCCTTTCCGGTTTTGTATTTCCAATCGAGAGCATGCCTCCCGTGATCCGGGCTGCTACGACGGTCGTGCCTTTGCGCTACTTTCTTGTCATTGTGCGCGGGATTTTCCTAAAGGGTGTGGGCCTCCATGTGCTATGGGATGAAATGCTGGCGCTACTTGTGCTGGGTTTGTTGCTTTTTGGCCTGAGTGCTTGGCGCTTCCGTCGCCAGCTCTATTAA
- a CDS encoding Na+/H+ antiporter NhaC family protein translates to MDGLVLLPPVVAIVLALWTREVYLSLLIGLWLGTTLLEGGNPLEGLRRLGDEVVAVFADAGNTRVVIFCLLVGGLVALVQASGGVQGFIAWAQRRGWGATRRSAELLAWSVGMLIFVESSITSLVTGAVGRPFFDQLRLPREKLAFYCDATSAPVCMMIPLNGWGAYVLGLLAAQGITTGAVGLLAHSLLYNVFCWLIIVFALFLAWTGWGFGPMRKAEQRAAATGQVLRPGARPLMAEEVAGMTPVENAPCHARDFLIPLAVMVGMIFVGLWATGQGNLMAGSGSTAVFWAVSVAMAVAMGLYALPRPLGGGRPVLSLTQGMSIALRGMGGLVGVTVLVVLAFALGQVSRALEMGPYLVGLIHPDWPVWWLPALVFLIGCFVSFTLGSSWATFAMLIPVALPLAEGLGLPLPLMLGAVLSGGVFGDYASPLSDTTIISSMAAACDHVDHVNTQLPYALLIGGIALVVFLVLGALG, encoded by the coding sequence ATGGATGGCTTAGTGCTGCTTCCACCGGTAGTGGCTATCGTCCTGGCCCTGTGGACGCGCGAAGTATACCTGTCGCTGCTCATCGGTCTCTGGCTAGGAACCACCCTGCTGGAAGGGGGCAATCCCCTAGAAGGCCTGCGGCGCTTGGGCGACGAGGTAGTGGCCGTGTTTGCCGATGCCGGCAATACGCGGGTAGTGATTTTCTGTCTGTTGGTGGGTGGATTGGTGGCGTTGGTTCAGGCTTCAGGAGGCGTACAAGGCTTTATTGCTTGGGCGCAGCGACGCGGCTGGGGCGCGACGCGGCGCAGCGCTGAGTTGCTGGCATGGAGCGTAGGTATGCTGATCTTTGTGGAATCCAGCATTACTTCGCTAGTGACAGGAGCCGTAGGGCGCCCCTTTTTCGACCAGTTACGGCTACCGCGGGAAAAGCTGGCATTTTACTGCGATGCTACGAGTGCGCCGGTGTGCATGATGATTCCGCTTAACGGCTGGGGTGCTTACGTGTTAGGATTACTGGCCGCTCAAGGGATTACCACCGGTGCCGTTGGTTTATTGGCTCATAGCCTGCTGTACAACGTTTTTTGCTGGCTAATCATTGTGTTTGCGCTCTTTTTGGCCTGGACAGGCTGGGGGTTTGGGCCGATGCGAAAGGCCGAGCAGCGCGCAGCCGCTACTGGACAGGTGCTGCGTCCAGGCGCTCGTCCCCTCATGGCTGAAGAGGTAGCTGGAATGACACCCGTAGAAAATGCCCCTTGCCACGCCCGGGATTTCCTGATACCATTGGCCGTGATGGTAGGGATGATTTTTGTAGGGCTCTGGGCGACAGGTCAAGGAAACCTGATGGCTGGTAGTGGATCAACCGCGGTTTTCTGGGCCGTGTCGGTAGCCATGGCAGTCGCTATGGGCCTGTATGCGCTGCCAAGACCGCTGGGGGGAGGACGACCGGTGCTTTCGCTAACGCAAGGAATGAGCATTGCCCTACGCGGCATGGGGGGATTGGTAGGCGTTACGGTGCTGGTCGTCTTGGCGTTTGCGCTAGGACAGGTGTCTCGGGCACTGGAGATGGGGCCCTACTTGGTTGGACTTATTCATCCCGATTGGCCCGTATGGTGGCTGCCCGCATTGGTGTTTCTGATCGGTTGCTTTGTGTCGTTCACCCTTGGTTCTTCCTGGGCAACGTTTGCTATGCTGATACCTGTAGCACTGCCTCTAGCAGAAGGACTGGGACTACCCCTGCCGCTCATGCTGGGCGCCGTGCTCTCCGGGGGCGTTTTTGGCGACTACGCTTCGCCGCTCTCGGACACGACCATCATCTCTTCCATGGCGGCTGCCTGCGATCACGTGGACCACGTCAACACGCAACTCCCCTATGCCTTACTGATCGGAGGCATTGCACTGGTTGTTTTCCTGGTATTGGGTGCCCTGGGTTAA
- a CDS encoding ABC transporter ATP-binding protein: MSTPTIDVRGLTRRFGAFVAVDHVTFQVEAGEIFGFLGANGAGKSTTIRMLCGLLAPSEGTAYVAGFDIKREPYRVRQAIGYMAQRFSLYEDLTGIENLLFFGAAYGLKGAQLKARIRDTLARVGLGDQAHRLVRTLPTGWRQRLALAGALLHHPQVVFLDEPTSGVDPLARRHFWDLIAELAAEGAAVLVTTHYLDEAEYCNRLGLMHNGRLIALGAPEVLKNRYLTRPLYELEAVPLIQALEHLRCMPEVFEATVFGSRLHCTLQDTSLAPEALLNRLREAGVSVTSIRPIVPSLEDVFIHLIEHPPAEA; this comes from the coding sequence ATGAGCACACCGACCATCGATGTGCGTGGTCTTACGCGCCGCTTTGGCGCCTTTGTAGCCGTTGATCACGTGACGTTTCAGGTCGAAGCAGGCGAAATTTTTGGCTTTCTTGGCGCCAATGGCGCGGGTAAGTCAACCACCATTCGCATGCTCTGTGGCCTGCTTGCGCCTTCCGAAGGCACCGCCTATGTGGCAGGCTTTGACATCAAGCGCGAACCCTATCGGGTTCGCCAAGCCATCGGCTACATGGCTCAGCGTTTTTCGCTTTATGAGGACCTAACCGGCATCGAAAATCTGCTTTTCTTTGGGGCAGCTTACGGACTCAAAGGGGCGCAGCTCAAGGCCCGCATCCGCGACACCCTGGCCCGCGTAGGGCTAGGCGATCAAGCCCATCGGCTCGTGCGCACACTGCCCACCGGCTGGCGTCAACGCTTAGCCCTTGCCGGCGCCTTGCTTCATCATCCCCAAGTGGTCTTTCTAGATGAACCCACCAGTGGCGTCGATCCCCTTGCTCGGCGACACTTTTGGGACCTGATTGCTGAATTGGCAGCAGAAGGCGCCGCCGTGCTGGTTACAACGCACTATCTGGACGAGGCCGAATACTGCAACCGCCTGGGGCTAATGCATAATGGACGCCTAATTGCCTTAGGTGCACCAGAAGTCCTCAAAAACCGCTACCTAACGCGACCACTCTACGAGCTGGAGGCTGTCCCCCTGATCCAAGCGCTGGAACACCTGCGCTGCATGCCCGAAGTCTTTGAGGCTACGGTTTTTGGCAGTCGCCTCCACTGCACACTCCAAGACACTTCGCTTGCACCTGAAGCGCTCCTTAACCGACTACGCGAGGCTGGCGTATCGGTCACCTCGATCCGACCTATTGTACCCAGCCTCGAAGACGTCTTTATCCACCTGATCGAGCATCCTCCTGCCGAAGCTTAG
- the htpX gene encoding zinc metalloprotease HtpX, with amino-acid sequence MSSGLRTAALMALLIVLFVLIGEAIGGQQGMVIAFFFAVAMNFFSYWFSDKIVLMMYRAREIQREDAPELYDMVDRLRQRAGLPMPRVYVIPSEQPNAFATGRNPKHSAVAVTQGIVRLLQREELEGVIAHELAHIKHRDILISSIAATLAAAITMLARFAFFFGPSSDRDRGGNALAALLMLILAPLAAMLIQMAISRAREFAADRGGAQICGKPRALAQALQKLEQGVAHIPMEEGNPATAHMFIVHPFSGGGFARLFSTHPPTEERIRRLLELERTGF; translated from the coding sequence ATGTCAAGTGGGCTGCGTACAGCGGCACTTATGGCCCTGCTGATTGTCCTTTTTGTGCTGATCGGCGAAGCGATTGGCGGGCAACAGGGCATGGTCATCGCTTTTTTCTTTGCAGTGGCGATGAACTTTTTCAGCTATTGGTTTAGCGACAAGATCGTACTCATGATGTACAGAGCTCGGGAGATTCAGCGCGAAGATGCGCCCGAGCTCTACGACATGGTCGATCGCTTGCGGCAGCGCGCTGGGCTTCCCATGCCCCGGGTGTATGTGATTCCTTCGGAGCAGCCAAACGCGTTTGCTACGGGGCGCAACCCAAAGCATAGCGCAGTTGCTGTTACGCAGGGCATTGTGCGTCTGCTTCAGCGGGAAGAGCTCGAAGGGGTGATTGCCCATGAGCTAGCGCACATCAAGCATCGAGATATCCTGATCTCTTCGATTGCGGCTACGCTGGCAGCAGCCATCACAATGCTGGCCCGTTTTGCCTTTTTCTTTGGACCAAGCAGCGATCGGGATCGTGGAGGGAATGCGCTGGCTGCCCTGCTGATGCTGATTCTGGCTCCGCTGGCGGCCATGCTTATTCAAATGGCCATCTCGCGGGCGCGTGAGTTTGCTGCCGACCGGGGCGGGGCACAAATTTGCGGCAAGCCGCGGGCACTGGCACAGGCACTGCAAAAGCTCGAGCAAGGCGTAGCCCATATCCCCATGGAAGAAGGCAATCCAGCCACAGCGCACATGTTCATTGTGCATCCGTTCAGTGGCGGGGGATTCGCTCGCCTGTTTTCGACACATCCCCCCACGGAAGAGCGTATCCGTCGCTTGCTTGAACTGGAGCGTACCGGTTTCTAA
- a CDS encoding LemA family protein: protein MRSKGLLVLLVLALLAGLAGCAGCSTYNTLVEADETVARAWADLQAQYQRRADLIPNLVRTVEASATFERETLEAVTNARARATAITLSVEDLSDPEKVRQFQEAQAQLSSALARLLAVAENYPQLQTTEAFRDLLAQLEGTENRITVARRDYNEAVRQYNIHVRRFPTMLVASLTGFRPKQPFEAAEGAQQAPQVQFDL, encoded by the coding sequence ATGCGAAGCAAAGGCCTACTGGTTCTCCTGGTGCTGGCCCTGCTGGCTGGTTTGGCAGGCTGCGCCGGTTGCAGCACTTACAATACCTTGGTCGAGGCCGATGAAACGGTAGCTCGCGCTTGGGCAGATTTGCAGGCGCAGTACCAGCGGCGAGCTGACCTCATTCCTAACCTGGTGCGCACCGTGGAGGCATCAGCCACGTTTGAGCGCGAAACGCTCGAGGCAGTTACCAATGCTCGGGCCCGGGCTACGGCGATCACGCTAAGCGTTGAAGATTTGAGCGATCCGGAAAAAGTGCGTCAGTTTCAGGAAGCGCAGGCACAGCTTTCTAGCGCGCTGGCCCGGTTGCTTGCCGTGGCTGAAAACTACCCCCAATTGCAAACGACAGAAGCCTTTCGGGATCTGCTGGCCCAGCTCGAAGGGACGGAAAACCGCATTACCGTGGCACGGCGCGATTATAACGAGGCCGTACGTCAGTACAACATTCACGTGCGCCGTTTCCCGACAATGCTGGTGGCCAGTTTGACCGGGTTCCGTCCCAAACAGCCCTTCGAGGCAGCCGAAGGCGCCCAGCAGGCTCCGCAGGTGCAATTTGACCTCTAA
- a CDS encoding ABC transporter permease — MRAFRLIATLFVKEFIQIRRDPISLGMLLVLPAFLLILFGYALTFDVRHLAIGVCDQDRSAASRELIRRFNLTEYFDLAVQADDPRELTRLIDQEAIRVGLVIPSDFEKRLQAGQAAPVQLLIDGTNATIASAVTGYAEAIIQAFSRQVLLERALHYGQRLPAFAVSVEARIWYNPELQSARFLVPGLIAFLLMVTTVIATSLSVTRERERGTMEQLVLAPLKPYQLVLGKTLPYLLVAIGATGLILLVSQILFNVSVRGTPAVLALVVVLYLLAGLGQGLLISTIASSQQVAFQIAILSTLLPTFILSGFVFPIYNMPPVIQAITYLVPARYFLTALRGVMLKGTGLAVFWPEVLLLLAFAVLTLTLSSLRLRRLFHHLL, encoded by the coding sequence ATGCGCGCTTTCCGTCTGATTGCCACCCTGTTCGTTAAAGAGTTCATCCAGATTCGGCGGGATCCCATCTCGCTAGGGATGCTGCTGGTCTTGCCAGCGTTCTTGCTTATTCTATTTGGCTATGCCCTGACGTTCGACGTGCGCCATCTGGCCATAGGCGTATGCGATCAGGATCGCTCAGCAGCCAGTCGGGAACTCATCCGCCGCTTTAATCTGACGGAGTACTTCGACCTGGCCGTGCAGGCAGACGATCCCAGGGAGTTAACGCGCCTCATTGACCAAGAAGCCATACGGGTTGGTCTGGTTATTCCTTCAGACTTCGAAAAGCGGCTTCAGGCTGGTCAAGCGGCACCTGTCCAGTTGCTGATCGACGGCACCAACGCGACCATCGCTTCGGCCGTTACAGGCTATGCCGAAGCGATCATTCAAGCTTTTAGTAGGCAGGTGCTGCTAGAACGCGCGCTGCACTACGGGCAGCGTCTGCCTGCCTTTGCCGTTTCGGTAGAAGCCCGCATCTGGTACAATCCTGAGCTGCAAAGCGCCCGATTTCTGGTGCCTGGACTGATTGCTTTTTTGCTGATGGTCACCACGGTGATTGCTACGTCGCTTTCGGTCACACGTGAGCGCGAGCGGGGCACGATGGAACAGCTCGTGCTGGCACCACTCAAGCCGTATCAGCTGGTGCTGGGCAAAACGCTGCCCTATTTGCTGGTAGCTATTGGTGCAACGGGGCTCATCCTGCTGGTGAGCCAGATCTTGTTTAACGTGTCGGTACGGGGGACGCCTGCTGTGCTGGCCCTTGTGGTTGTGCTGTATTTACTCGCCGGACTAGGCCAAGGGCTGTTGATTTCCACCATTGCTTCTAGCCAGCAGGTCGCCTTCCAGATCGCCATCCTCAGCACACTCCTGCCCACGTTCATTTTATCAGGCTTTGTCTTTCCGATTTACAACATGCCCCCGGTTATTCAGGCCATCACCTACCTGGTGCCTGCACGCTATTTTCTAACCGCATTGCGCGGGGTCATGCTTAAAGGAACAGGACTGGCCGTGTTTTGGCCTGAGGTGCTCTTGCTCCTTGCTTTTGCAGTGCTGACGCTCACGCTAAGCAGCTTGCGACTGCGTCGGCTGTTTCACCACCTGCTCTAA
- a CDS encoding S41 family peptidase — MARIPMKTLRYTLPAILLLGLGILLGWNLQQALSGTDTLASLRKLEEAFLTITQRYVDPVTPEPLVEEAIRAMLNELDPHSVYITAEEMKEIRESYQGSFGGVGIWFEVVEDTARVVATISGGPSEAAGLLPGDRIVAINDSSAIGFSSNEIQKRLKGPEGTRVKVTIRRLGMAQPLEFVITRDRIPLYTVDAAYLLDDGKTGYIRINRFAMTTYDEFMQHLDRLLRQGMQRLVLDLRDNPGGIMEAAVELVDEFLPAGQTIVYTRGRVAQADLSHRSTSGGRFETQPLIVLVNQNSASASEIVAGALQDNDRALIVGLRTFGKGLVQNQFTLSDGSVLQLTVARYYTPSGRLIQTPYRNGDAEDYYRQKFANYDAATFHPRDYLNEIPDSLKFQTVHGRVVFGGGGIMPDIVVAPDTTSLLLEVSRRNLAFTFVREWFAKHEAELRQAWTRRQQEFAASFNVDEAMWQAFLGYARKQGLFSTDTSRTRSFSPADVEAHRPELSTLLKAHLAWQLFGREAWFPLVNQVDPVLQEALRHWDQAEALAAYFQPKRSENPRKGR; from the coding sequence ATGGCACGCATACCCATGAAAACGCTTCGCTATACGCTGCCGGCCATTTTGCTACTCGGCCTAGGCATCTTGCTGGGTTGGAACCTGCAGCAGGCACTTTCTGGAACCGATACGCTAGCCAGCCTGCGCAAGCTAGAGGAGGCCTTTTTGACGATCACGCAACGCTACGTAGATCCCGTCACCCCAGAGCCCCTCGTTGAAGAAGCCATTCGGGCCATGCTCAATGAGCTGGACCCGCACTCGGTTTACATCACCGCCGAAGAGATGAAAGAAATTCGTGAAAGCTACCAAGGCTCCTTTGGTGGCGTAGGGATCTGGTTTGAGGTGGTTGAAGACACGGCCCGCGTCGTAGCGACCATCAGTGGCGGTCCCAGCGAGGCAGCGGGGCTTTTGCCTGGAGACCGCATCGTAGCCATCAACGACTCCAGCGCCATCGGCTTCTCTTCCAATGAGATCCAAAAGCGTCTGAAGGGACCCGAAGGAACCCGGGTCAAAGTCACCATTCGCCGCTTAGGCATGGCCCAACCGCTGGAATTTGTGATCACACGCGACCGCATTCCGCTCTATACGGTTGATGCCGCTTACCTGCTCGACGATGGGAAAACCGGCTACATTCGCATCAATCGTTTTGCAATGACCACCTATGACGAGTTTATGCAACATCTTGACCGGCTCTTGCGCCAAGGCATGCAGCGCCTGGTGCTGGACCTGCGCGACAATCCCGGCGGCATTATGGAAGCTGCCGTGGAGCTGGTCGATGAATTCTTGCCGGCCGGCCAGACCATCGTCTATACCCGCGGCCGCGTTGCGCAAGCTGACCTCAGCCATCGCTCCACCTCAGGTGGACGCTTCGAGACGCAGCCGCTCATCGTGCTGGTCAATCAGAACTCTGCCTCGGCCAGTGAAATCGTGGCCGGCGCCCTGCAGGACAACGACCGCGCGCTCATCGTAGGCCTGCGTACCTTTGGCAAAGGCTTGGTGCAAAATCAGTTCACGCTCTCCGACGGCAGCGTGCTTCAGCTCACCGTTGCCCGCTACTATACGCCCTCAGGACGCCTCATCCAAACGCCCTATCGCAACGGCGACGCAGAAGACTACTACCGCCAAAAGTTTGCTAACTACGACGCCGCCACGTTCCATCCCCGGGATTACCTGAACGAAATTCCAGACTCCCTGAAGTTTCAAACCGTGCATGGCCGGGTCGTCTTTGGCGGCGGTGGCATTATGCCTGATATCGTTGTGGCTCCAGATACGACTTCGCTCCTCCTCGAAGTCTCGCGCCGCAATCTGGCCTTTACGTTTGTACGCGAATGGTTTGCCAAGCACGAGGCAGAACTGCGGCAAGCATGGACCCGTCGCCAACAGGAATTCGCCGCTTCCTTCAATGTAGACGAGGCTATGTGGCAGGCTTTTCTAGGATATGCCCGCAAGCAAGGGCTGTTTAGTACGGATACCTCACGCACCCGAAGCTTTAGCCCGGCCGATGTGGAAGCCCACCGTCCAGAACTCAGCACGTTGCTCAAAGCCCACCTAGCCTGGCAGCTCTTTGGCCGTGAAGCTTGGTTCCCACTGGTCAATCAGGTCGATCCAGTGCTGCAAGAAGCGCTCCGCCACTGGGATCAGGCCGAAGCGCTAGCAGCGTACTTTCAGCCGAAGCGGTCTGAAAATCCACGCAAAGGTCGATAG
- a CDS encoding TPM domain-containing protein — protein MKGLSLLILLGLLLAPVAQTQRIEVIPPSGQWVTDEADLLTPAEEQLLSQKLAAYADTTSTQIVIVTLPTLGGIPAADYAVELGRRWGVGQRAYNNGIVILVAREEREVFIATGYGLEGAVPDALASRIVREVIVPRFRQGDFYGGLSAAVDALIAAAQGEYQAPPRAPASQGTWMALALLFAFLIVLVFLLSAARNSGRPPGSGSQRVRSPYRSYRHHADFPPVIIWGGGGGGFGGGGWGGFSGGGGSFGGGGAGGRW, from the coding sequence ATGAAGGGGTTGAGCCTCCTGATCCTTCTGGGATTGCTGCTTGCTCCGGTGGCGCAGACGCAGCGCATTGAGGTGATTCCTCCAAGTGGGCAGTGGGTTACCGATGAGGCCGACCTGCTTACACCTGCCGAGGAGCAGCTGCTCAGTCAAAAACTGGCAGCCTACGCCGACACCACCTCTACGCAGATCGTTATTGTGACATTGCCTACGCTGGGAGGCATTCCAGCAGCCGATTATGCCGTCGAGCTAGGCCGACGTTGGGGAGTGGGGCAGCGTGCCTACAACAATGGAATTGTGATCCTCGTTGCGCGTGAAGAGCGGGAGGTTTTTATTGCGACCGGCTATGGACTCGAGGGAGCGGTGCCCGATGCGCTAGCCAGCCGCATTGTGCGTGAGGTGATTGTGCCCCGCTTTCGGCAAGGTGACTTTTACGGCGGGCTTTCGGCAGCGGTCGATGCGTTGATTGCTGCGGCCCAGGGAGAATACCAGGCGCCCCCGCGAGCTCCAGCTAGCCAGGGAACATGGATGGCCCTAGCACTCCTTTTTGCCTTTCTCATCGTGCTGGTGTTTTTGCTTTCGGCTGCTCGAAACAGCGGCAGACCTCCAGGAAGTGGCTCGCAGCGCGTTCGATCGCCTTATCGGAGCTATCGCCACCATGCCGACTTCCCGCCTGTGATCATCTGGGGAGGGGGTGGAGGAGGCTTTGGCGGTGGGGGCTGGGGTGGATTCTCGGGTGGTGGAGGTAGCTTTGGTGGAGGCGGCGCTGGAGGACGCTGGTAA
- a CDS encoding tetratricopeptide repeat protein yields MDRLEALLQFYQEDPHDAFTRFALAQEYWKRGDLTQALHFFEGLLADHPDYVGTYYHLARLYQVLGRQDDARRTYQEGIKVAQRLGERKALAELQDALMALELGTSTDK; encoded by the coding sequence ATGGATCGCTTGGAAGCTTTGCTGCAGTTTTACCAGGAAGATCCTCACGATGCCTTCACGCGCTTTGCGTTGGCCCAGGAGTATTGGAAGCGCGGCGACCTAACGCAAGCCCTGCACTTTTTTGAGGGCTTGCTGGCCGATCATCCCGACTATGTAGGCACCTACTATCATCTGGCACGTCTCTACCAAGTACTCGGTCGGCAAGACGATGCCCGGCGCACTTATCAAGAGGGCATCAAAGTAGCCCAGCGGCTGGGTGAGCGTAAAGCACTGGCTGAGCTGCAGGATGCCCTGATGGCGCTTGAGCTTGGCACCTCGACCGATAAGTAG
- a CDS encoding thioredoxin family protein: MALTYSQEIALGTEAPPFELPVVNPEADGLNKPTRSLEDFADARVLVVVFTCNHCPYAQHIESALIELARAYAHKGVRFVAINANDPTQYPEDAPEEMARRARAKGYPFPYLFDETQEVAKAYGALCTPDLYVFDAQRRLVYHGRFDDTRPGQGRPATGADLTRAIDELLATGTVTGPQYPSMGCNIKWRPASAPR; the protein is encoded by the coding sequence ATGGCGCTGACCTATTCGCAGGAAATTGCCCTAGGCACAGAAGCTCCCCCTTTTGAGCTGCCTGTGGTCAATCCTGAAGCTGATGGCTTAAATAAACCGACGCGCAGCTTAGAAGATTTTGCCGATGCGCGCGTTTTGGTAGTGGTGTTTACGTGCAACCATTGCCCCTACGCGCAGCACATTGAATCGGCGCTTATCGAGCTGGCCCGTGCTTATGCTCACAAAGGCGTGCGCTTTGTCGCAATTAACGCGAACGATCCCACGCAGTATCCAGAGGACGCGCCCGAAGAGATGGCGCGACGAGCGCGCGCCAAGGGCTATCCATTCCCTTACTTGTTTGACGAAACCCAAGAAGTGGCCAAAGCCTATGGGGCGCTCTGCACCCCCGATCTATACGTGTTTGATGCGCAGCGACGACTGGTCTACCATGGCCGGTTCGACGACACGCGCCCCGGCCAGGGCCGTCCAGCAACCGGAGCAGACCTCACGCGGGCTATTGATGAACTACTAGCGACAGGAACCGTAACAGGTCCGCAATACCCTTCCATGGGCTGCAACATTAAGTGGCGGCCCGCGAGCGCACCTCGCTAA